GAAATCCGTTTACCATTCATATTCTTTGATCCATAATAATACAACTTCTCTTTGGGGAAATTTTCATTGTAGTAACCACGAATCTGTTCAATATTTTCCAACTCCGGCGCTATAAATTCTTCACCATTTGCATCGAGTAAACCCATTAGATATTGACCCGGACCTGATTTATCTATGGACACATTTTTACAACTATAAAAAGCAATGGAATCAATTCCCATTAACAAGGAAGAATGATAAATCTGATCATACGATTTAGAACGTGATATTCCGGATGACTGATAGAGATGGTATTTTTTATTTTCATTTAATGCATATGAACCATTTGCAAAAATCACTACATCTTCATAATTGCAATCCACAATTAATTTTTTCCTTTTAACATCATAAATCCCAAACAGAATTTTCATTCTACCACTTGTCGATTTCAACTGACCAACCACTATTCGATCTCCGGCCGCATGTCTTATTTCATAAAATTGCTCTTCTGCAAGCTGTTTACCATTTAAATCAATAATCCCCTTTAAAGCTACTTGATTTTTTAATTTAGATTTTTTATCTGAGATCGATAAATAATTTCTAGAATTTGAAATGTTAGATATACTCTTCCCTTTCCATTCACTGATTTTTCCATTGGCAAAAAGCAGGGCATCGCCCTGATCTCTTTCGAGAATGATATAATCACTATCCATTTTATAACGAACATCAAGGGCCGAAAAAAATTTCCCACCGTAAGTACTTACTTCTAACGATTCATCACCCACGTGGCGGACCATAAAATTTCCGGTGGAATAATATTCTGTTGTGAATTGATTGAGGTGAATAAATTTCTTCCCGTTGATATGATACAAATCACAGGAACCATCTTCATCCATCGCGTAGAAAAGTTTTTGGGAGAAGAGTCCACACTCAAAATAATTGCATGGAACCACTTCGCGAAATGTAGAATCGGTTAATCCCATTTTCCATTTATTCCCAACCTGCTTTTTTACCCGGTAATAATGTTCGGCATATAAAGTTGGAGCGTAATCATAATGAAAGGGCAGCAAAACATTCCCTTTAAAATCACAAATCCCCACTTTATCATCCGAATTGCAGATCACCAATTTATCTTTTTGTTTACCGATAGTAAAAACCCATTTTACCACATGCACAGGAAATTCCTTTCCATCGGGAAAATAAAGTCGATTCACCGATCCGTATCCGTAAATCAAACCTCCGTCTAATTCTTCAACATTTAGAAAGGTGGCATTACAGAGATCTTTACCCTGACGATTAATTACGGTCCAGCTTTTATCGTTGCGCAAAAAAATAGCATTCCCCTTGGCTGGTTTCATTTCATCAAAACGATCAGGAAGAATCAAACCACGGTCGCGGTCGTATAATTTCCATTTACCGTCTTTTAAAAGAAACGGAACCAGGTCCATCCCCGATCCGGCAATGGTGGAAAAACAAAGAATAAGCAGAAATAGAGATCGCATATTCTAATCTAAGGATAAATCGTTAAAAGGTTACCGGTTAACAATACAATCCTGTAATAAACTTAAAGCAGCAAAAAGTTCAATAAAGTGAAATAAATATTACCGCACACGGTTTTTTTCATCATCAGCACCGGTTTCACGTCTCATTCGGCCAGTTTGACCTTTTCCGAATTTATAACTGAAGCTTACATTTACTACCCGGGTGTCGCGTAATGCGCCCCACTTTTCAACTACCGAACCAAATTCTGTTAAACCACGAGGCCATGCTTTCCAGAAAACATCACTGCAATTAAGCGTTAGATTCCCTTTTTTCTTTAATACAGGAGCTTGAATTCCAACCGTAAAATTCCAAGTGGTATACATGGTAGTTACAGCATACAAATTTTTATGATTGTAATTAATGCTACATTCTAAATTCCATCCATCTGCCAATCGGAAATTCTGACTAGAAGAAAAGTAAAAAGCCGGACGACCCTGATTAAAGGTAAATTGATTTACATCCCCGGCGTATCGAGAATAGTTCGTTAATAAATTAGTGTTTGTCCTCCACCATTTCGTAATACGATTGCTGTAAGTTAGATTTAAACTATAGTAATGATTCTGATCAATATTTACCACCGTTTGGTTGGTTGTTTGGGTAGCTGCATCCTGAATAAGTACTTCCAGAATATTATCTGTAGTTAAATTATAGCTTAAACTGGCAAAAAAGGAATTGTTGTAGGAATAACTTAATTCGCCCAGGTAGGTAAACTGGGGCAAGAGATAAGGATTACCTTCACTGTAGGTATTGGCATCTATCCATTGCCGCATAGGATTCATTGATTGATAATTGGGTCGGTCGATTCTCCGTCCGAAATTGATATTCCAGGAATGCTTTTCCGAGGCTTCATAATTCAAATAAAAGGTTGGAAAAATCTGAGCATAATTCCGTTCAAATTCTTTTCCATTTAAAATTTGTT
The genomic region above belongs to Flavobacteriales bacterium and contains:
- a CDS encoding WG repeat-containing protein, which produces MRSLFLLILCFSTIAGSGMDLVPFLLKDGKWKLYDRDRGLILPDRFDEMKPAKGNAIFLRNDKSWTVINRQGKDLCNATFLNVEELDGGLIYGYGSVNRLYFPDGKEFPVHVVKWVFTIGKQKDKLVICNSDDKVGICDFKGNVLLPFHYDYAPTLYAEHYYRVKKQVGNKWKMGLTDSTFREVVPCNYFECGLFSQKLFYAMDEDGSCDLYHINGKKFIHLNQFTTEYYSTGNFMVRHVGDESLEVSTYGGKFFSALDVRYKMDSDYIILERDQGDALLFANGKISEWKGKSISNISNSRNYLSISDKKSKLKNQVALKGIIDLNGKQLAEEQFYEIRHAAGDRIVVGQLKSTSGRMKILFGIYDVKRKKLIVDCNYEDVVIFANGSYALNENKKYHLYQSSGISRSKSYDQIYHSSLLMGIDSIAFYSCKNVSIDKSGPGQYLMGLLDANGEEFIAPELENIEQIRGYYNENFPKEKLYYYGSKNMNGKRIS